From Methanospirillum lacunae:
GCCCCAAAGGTGGCAGGACTGCTGCAGGAGCGAAACAGACGCAGACGAACAACCTCTACCCGTACAGAACCACCACGCTGGGTAACCATACCACTCCCTCCGGAACGCATAACCCGGATTCTCCTTCCAAAAAAGAACTGTATCCTCGCTCTCGGATCAGGTAAAAAGACAAGGTACCTGCCTGTTCAATACACCAGACCATGGATTGCATGTATTCATCGGTCAGATGATCAGGAAGTGGATTTCAAGATCCAAAAGGACCTAAAACCCCGGGATAAGGACTCTGAAATGATCCATCCAATATTCATTCAGGGAATGGAGGACATTACCCTTGTCGATGAGATGATATGGGTCAGTATGATGGACAGGCTCAGGGGAGAAGGTATCGGCCAGCCGCGGAGAAAAATCAGGACAAAAACACGGGAGAAGATCCAGAGGAGAAGGCCAATAGAGGTCATGCTCTATCCCATAGACCTTCGTATCCCTGAAAAGGCCATCGATGAATCAGATATAACAAACCAGGTCATTTCAAATCAGGTAAAACCAACATCAAAAAGAGGGGCGAGAACAAGAATAAGATCAAGACTCCAGACGATCCTCAAAGATTTCATCTGGGGAGGGGATCTGGATCAATCCTCTCCAGTATCTGATGAAAATAATTCAATACATATACCTGGGTCTGATGAGGCTCATAAGACCAAAAACAAGAAGGTAACATCCGAGGAAAAAGACCATGATCTGCATTCCCTGGACCGGTGAAACGAGCAGAAAAAGACCGACTATAACGGTCAGGGTTCCACCCAGAAGGGCCAAGGCATAATAGAGTTTGTCTACTGAAAAGCGGGAAGCAAGCAGGAGTTGGCCAGCACCAAGGAAGAACATCCAGACACCAAGAAATATTCCCAGCACAGAAACGGCAAGATCAGGCGAGACAAGTGCGGTAATGCCTAAACAGAAGCCCAGAATACCAAGGATCAGCAGGGCTAACCCAAATCCGATCCCCCGCATCATCGCACCAGAGATGATCATGCCAACAGATATCACCAGCACTATTGCAGAAAGTACTGTTCCAATAAGACTTGTGACAAACGGAGCAAAGAGAAGAATAATTATACCGATAATCAGTGCAATAAGCCCTGAAGACCGTTGACTCTGTGGTGTCGAAACCCAGACAAACTCCATGGACAGATATTTACCTGGTCGCTATTTCTGCATAACGATTGACTGTAGAAAAATACCAAATCATTATTAAAATAGTAAAAAACGAATGCATCGACCGGGACTCGAACCCGGGTTTAGGCGTTGGCAACGCCTAGTGATGACCACTACACTATCGATGCGTAAGTGCTCTACAAGGTGATACTTATCACCATATATAATTTTTGAACTTAATCCCCCAGGAAGTACCACTTTCATTCAGGAACATAACACGCGCCCAGAGTATGGACCTTGTTTCAATCTGATAAAAATTTAAAAATTGAGGCGAATTGATCATAAATCCGGATGAATTTTAGACAGATTCATATTTTTCAGATCCTAATTTCTTACTATGATTCCCCTCATGGTTGACTGTTCAAAGAGGCTGGTAACCATCTTTGGAGGGGGAGAAGTGGGTGCACGCAAGGCCCGGTACTTTGCCGATGAAGCTGATGTTACAGTCTACAGCCGATCCTTTTCACCGGCATTTGGATCCATTCAGGTAAAACAGATCAGAACAACAATACCCAGGGATGAAACTGCAATTTCCGATCTAATCAGAGGAACTTTCCTGGTCATCACAGCAACCTCGGATCCAGATCTCAATCAAATAATTGCAACCAGATGCAAAGCAGATGGTATTCTCTGTAATAATGCCACAGACTCTCATTCAGATGTCACCCTTCCGGCAAAAATTACAGGTGACAGATACACTATAGCAGTCAGTACCAGCGGAAGTAGTCCAGCAGTTTCCCGATTTATTCGAGAACAGATTGAAGAGATGTGGCCTGATCTCGATAAGATGATCTCCCTGTCTGAAGAACTCAGAATGGATATGCGGACGAGAATGATTCCGGAAACCAGGAAGAGAGAGATTCTTACTGCAATTTTGCATGATCCTACAGTATGGAAGAGTCTTCGTACTGAAACAGAGGATACTCTCATGAGAGTGAAAGAGACCTACCTGACATGAGACAAACTCTTTTTGCTCCACTTACTATTGCGGGCATATCACATCATACCGCTTCGGTTCCGGAGATAGAAGAGTTCAGATTTACTGATGAAGACGTATTCCTTACTGAAGCCCGGGAGTGGTTCAAAGGAGTTGCACTTCTCCAGACCTGTAACCGAGTTGAAGTTATTGTTCATGGAGAACCGGATATCCTCGCTGAATTTCTTAAGAGCAGGGGAAGATCAAGGTTCAGACTCTATCAGGATCAGGAAGCACTCTCACACCTGCTTGAGCTCGCAGCAGGGATTGATTCACTTATCATCGGAGAAGATCAGATTCTTGGACAACTCAGAAGAACTCTGACAAAGTCTGAAGAACTGGGGGTTGCTAGTCCCATCCTGACGCTCTGTATCAACAAGGCTATTCATACAGGATCCGAGGTCCGTAGAAGAACCGGGATAAATAACGGGGCAATATCAGTCGGGTCAGCAGCAGTGCTTTTAGCCGAAGAGCAGCTCCATACCCTGGAGGGAAAACGTATCCTAATCCTTGGTAGCGGGGAGATGGGAGTGCTTGTCACACAGGCTCTTGCGGCAAAACAGCTTTCTGCCATTTATGTTGCAAACCGGACGCTTGACAGAGCTCGGGTCCTTGCCCATAAAATTGACGGAACAGCAGTACCGATGGATGATCTCTACCGGTATCTAGCCCTTTCAGACGTTGTAATCTGTTGCACGGCTGCCCCACATCCGGTCATCCGTGCTAACGATGTCAGAGAAGCAATGAAAGGCAGAACCTGGCCACTCGACGGGGTAGTAAAACCTGTCATCATCGTTGATATTGCCCAGCCGCGTGATGTGGAAGAGGAGGTTGGAAAGATTGACGGAGTCTGTCTTTTTACTATTGACGATCTCAGACAGGTCAATGACGCCACTTCCCAGCTCAGACGAGAGGCAGCAACTCACGCCAGACTTTTCCTTGAAGAGGAACTTGATCAGTTTATCAAACTGTATAATCGCCGGGCTGCAGACGAGACCCTTGCTACCCTCCATACCTGGGCCGAAACGGTCAGGGTCCGGGAACGTGACAGGGCATTTGCCAGACTGCAGGGATATGATGATCATGCCCATGAGATTGTTGAGGATCTGACCAGGGCTCTGACCAGAAAACTCCTGGCTGATGTGACCATGTCAATTCGGTTCTGTGCGGAACGGGGCGAGATAGCCCTGGCCGAAGAACTTGTATCGGCAATTACCAGAGGAGAAGGACTATGTTCCCGCAAATAAGATTGAGACGACTCAGGCGGCGCCAGATACGCCCGCTTCTGAACGAGACCCGTATCGCAAAGACTGACCTTATTGCACCCCTGTTTTTTGATGAAACAGCAGAATCTCCAATACCAATCGCATCAATGCCCGGAGTTGAACGGTATCCTCCGGAAATGGCTGATAAAGTATGTAAAAACCTTGCATCTGTTGGTATCAAAGCAGTTCTTCTCTTTGGAATACCAAAGGTGAAGGATGAAGCAGCCTCAGGGGCATTTGCGCCGGATGGGGTCATTCAGCAAACAATAAAAAAAATACGAACTGCTGTTCCTGAAATGGTAATCATCACTGATCTCTGTGCATGCGAGTATACATCACATGGACACTGCGGGATCATAGGTGACTGCAGAGACGGGATAGATCTAAAAAACGACGAATCACTCGCCCTGATGCAGAAGATCGCTGTTTCCCATGTTGCTGCCGGTGCAGATATCATTGCCCCGTCATGTATGCTCGATGGAATGGTGACAGCCATCAGATCCGCCCTTGACGAGAATGGATATGAGGAGATCCCGATCATGTCCTACTCCTCCAAGTTTTCAAGCAGTCTTTATGGCCCGTTCCGTGATGCAGCAGGATCAGGATACTCATTTGGGGACCGGACCACATATCAGGAACCTGTCGGAAACCGACGCGAAGCGATCAGAGAATCTGAACTTGATGCAGCTGAAGGAGCTGACATTCTGATGGTCAAGCCTGCCGGATGGTTTGGTGACATTATTTCTGATGTTGCAACTCTTGGCCTTCCAGTAGCAGCCTATCAGGTATCAGGTGAGTACTCAATGATCAAGGCAGCGGCTATAAACGGCTGGCTTGATGAAAAACGGGTGGTGATGGAGAGCCTTATATCGCTCAGGAGGGCAGGGGCCGATCTGATCATCACCTATTTTGCTGAATCAGTATGCAGGTGGATCGATGAAGAGCAGTGAATTATACAATATTGCTAAACAGGTAATTCCTGGCGGTGTTTCAAGTCCTGTCAGGGCAATACAGCCATACCCGTTTTATGTCACATCTGGACATGGGCCCAGACTGACAACTGTAGACGATGCGGATCTCATCGACTGTTGTTGTGCATACGGACCCCTGATCCTCGGCCATGCCCATCCAGTCATAAAAGAGGCAATCATAGGGCAGCTCTCTGATGGGTGGCTGTATGGAACACCTGCTCCCGCGGAGATAAC
This genomic window contains:
- a CDS encoding DUF308 domain-containing protein, whose product is MEFVWVSTPQSQRSSGLIALIIGIIILLFAPFVTSLIGTVLSAIVLVISVGMIISGAMMRGIGFGLALLILGILGFCLGITALVSPDLAVSVLGIFLGVWMFFLGAGQLLLASRFSVDKLYYALALLGGTLTVIVGLFLLVSPVQGMQIMVFFLGCYLLVFGLMSLIRPRYMY
- a CDS encoding precorrin-2 dehydrogenase/sirohydrochlorin ferrochelatase family protein, with product MIPLMVDCSKRLVTIFGGGEVGARKARYFADEADVTVYSRSFSPAFGSIQVKQIRTTIPRDETAISDLIRGTFLVITATSDPDLNQIIATRCKADGILCNNATDSHSDVTLPAKITGDRYTIAVSTSGSSPAVSRFIREQIEEMWPDLDKMISLSEELRMDMRTRMIPETRKREILTAILHDPTVWKSLRTETEDTLMRVKETYLT
- the hemA gene encoding glutamyl-tRNA reductase, which gives rise to MRQTLFAPLTIAGISHHTASVPEIEEFRFTDEDVFLTEAREWFKGVALLQTCNRVEVIVHGEPDILAEFLKSRGRSRFRLYQDQEALSHLLELAAGIDSLIIGEDQILGQLRRTLTKSEELGVASPILTLCINKAIHTGSEVRRRTGINNGAISVGSAAVLLAEEQLHTLEGKRILILGSGEMGVLVTQALAAKQLSAIYVANRTLDRARVLAHKIDGTAVPMDDLYRYLALSDVVICCTAAPHPVIRANDVREAMKGRTWPLDGVVKPVIIVDIAQPRDVEEEVGKIDGVCLFTIDDLRQVNDATSQLRREAATHARLFLEEELDQFIKLYNRRAADETLATLHTWAETVRVRERDRAFARLQGYDDHAHEIVEDLTRALTRKLLADVTMSIRFCAERGEIALAEELVSAITRGEGLCSRK
- the hemB gene encoding porphobilinogen synthase; the encoded protein is MFPQIRLRRLRRRQIRPLLNETRIAKTDLIAPLFFDETAESPIPIASMPGVERYPPEMADKVCKNLASVGIKAVLLFGIPKVKDEAASGAFAPDGVIQQTIKKIRTAVPEMVIITDLCACEYTSHGHCGIIGDCRDGIDLKNDESLALMQKIAVSHVAAGADIIAPSCMLDGMVTAIRSALDENGYEEIPIMSYSSKFSSSLYGPFRDAAGSGYSFGDRTTYQEPVGNRREAIRESELDAAEGADILMVKPAGWFGDIISDVATLGLPVAAYQVSGEYSMIKAAAINGWLDEKRVVMESLISLRRAGADLIITYFAESVCRWIDEEQ